Proteins found in one Acidobacteriota bacterium genomic segment:
- a CDS encoding tryptophan 7-halogenase gives MWWRRGTPSSAIEHAGDGRRGAGDVRTEVGGQCDVAVVGGGPAGCATALRLRQHDPDLAVALIEASGYTQERIGESLPPMTQPLLEGLGVWDRFCAQDHLRAFGTVSTWGSGRPAGDDFITSPFGRGWHLDRHDFDSMLAGEAASRGVQVQMRTRPIGVERRSAGFQLRLEGPAGRRSLTASFIVDATGRRAIVARRFGARRLLDDRLVGVFAFFRLAAAGCRDTRLLVEPFEDGWWYTARLSRDRAVVALMTDSDIVRGRQLWQPQEWLAALQATHHVRARLESAELEGAPRLVQASSGRLDPPSGDDWLAVGDAASTFDPLSGQGILKALRAGSCAAYAISDHLRGDAGALAKYRRFVEREYHSYLGTRGAYYATERRWPRSPFWRCRRVAADTTAAPMAGFAGPQADRA, from the coding sequence GTGTGGTGGCGTCGTGGTACGCCGTCAAGCGCGATTGAGCATGCGGGCGATGGTCGGAGGGGAGCAGGTGACGTGAGAACGGAGGTCGGTGGGCAATGTGACGTCGCGGTCGTTGGCGGCGGCCCGGCCGGCTGTGCCACCGCACTCCGCCTGCGGCAGCACGATCCCGACCTCGCCGTGGCTTTGATCGAGGCCTCGGGCTATACGCAGGAGCGGATCGGCGAGAGTCTGCCGCCGATGACCCAGCCGCTGCTGGAAGGGCTGGGTGTATGGGATCGGTTTTGCGCCCAGGATCACTTGCGGGCCTTCGGCACGGTGTCGACCTGGGGCAGCGGGCGCCCAGCCGGCGATGACTTCATCACCTCGCCCTTCGGTCGCGGATGGCATCTGGACCGGCATGATTTCGACTCCATGCTGGCTGGGGAGGCGGCCAGCCGGGGTGTGCAGGTCCAAATGCGCACGCGCCCGATAGGTGTCGAACGCAGGAGCGCGGGCTTTCAACTGCGGCTCGAAGGGCCGGCCGGCCGCCGGTCTCTCACGGCCTCGTTCATCGTCGATGCCACCGGCCGGCGGGCGATCGTCGCCCGTCGGTTCGGGGCCAGGCGGTTGCTCGACGATCGCCTGGTCGGCGTTTTCGCCTTTTTTCGCCTCGCGGCTGCCGGCTGCCGCGACACCCGCCTCTTGGTCGAACCTTTCGAGGATGGCTGGTGGTACACGGCGCGCCTGTCCCGGGACCGAGCGGTGGTGGCGCTTATGACCGACAGCGACATCGTGCGCGGTCGCCAACTCTGGCAACCTCAGGAGTGGCTCGCCGCGTTGCAGGCAACACACCACGTTCGGGCACGACTGGAATCCGCGGAGCTCGAAGGTGCACCGCGGCTGGTGCAGGCCAGCTCGGGGCGCCTTGATCCGCCGAGCGGCGACGACTGGCTCGCCGTCGGCGATGCCGCATCGACCTTCGACCCGCTCTCGGGTCAAGGGATTCTGAAAGCCTTGCGTGCCGGCTCCTGCGCCGCCTACGCGATTTCCGATCACCTCCGCGGTGACGCTGGGGCGCTGGCCAAGTACCGTCGCTTCGTCGAGCGCGAGTACCACTCGTACCTCGGAACCCGAGGCGCCTACTATGCAACCGAGCGGCGGTGGCCTCGATCACCGTTCTGGCGCTGCCGCCGGGTAGCAGCCGATACGACGGCCGCGCCGATGGCGGGCTTTGCAGGACCGCAGGCCGATCGCGCCTGA
- a CDS encoding tyrosinase family protein, whose product MATRYQSIRAILDRAAGDSDADYDGNGRFWNLPLTKFLEVRVHGVRMIAPATTPSCCGSNAQDGGDARVSRGEESGLVRGLRGATPFDGSRFPRLPWGGHPVSEDDIDLICSWIDDGCPEEDRMASLSLEGDLQVLDELQEVGRDRVEVVGEAVFDLHAAPEEYAAQRGGLQQRMNIDCMSPSQVDKLRTAFRRLYDLNDWPEDSRNYNNLAQKHQDHCQHGWERFLPWHRIYLYEFEQALQDQCPGVTLPYWDWTMPQYRPRNPEKGWRIPRALQAFLTEASIDYLENEAEPALPQNAARTLRRNMLGEHFYSLQCFFARVAELTNEHYTVDEYRNRFIDALLDANALWYPLRYPGEYNNGPNQGCEQGTINQIIHYHYPKPEDIDEIMRLRTFRDFGGGDIYNDSFGFLDQNPHNTMHIWTGGMNPDFPECHPAAGERVAGTGEARDFDADLSGDRNQGVRVAGRNFHTREDFYTQPQYGDMFSNLTASYDPIFWPVHANVDRLWHAWQQQNPHSLPIDLDSVMTPWGYTIADTLDMSRFGYEYVRSSFLLPVGLETPVSRFVSQPIEVPAEARSFSSAEIRLHRVPQLPRSCFIRVFLNRPGADATTSINDPTYAGYLAIFGHGPCYGGPGHCDPPPRRRRAYDRRPRSHNTPRNHRINVTETARKLLEETSTLTITLVVIGADYRPEDELLRLEGVSLDLLD is encoded by the coding sequence ATGGCAACCCGATACCAAAGTATCCGAGCGATCCTCGACCGAGCTGCCGGCGACAGCGACGCCGACTACGACGGCAACGGCCGCTTTTGGAACCTACCGTTGACGAAGTTTCTCGAGGTCAGGGTCCATGGGGTCCGCATGATCGCGCCTGCAACCACTCCCTCGTGCTGCGGTTCCAACGCCCAAGACGGTGGTGACGCACGGGTCAGCCGCGGCGAGGAGTCGGGGCTGGTCCGTGGCCTTCGCGGAGCGACCCCTTTCGACGGTTCGCGATTCCCACGTCTGCCGTGGGGCGGCCATCCCGTCTCCGAGGACGACATCGATCTGATCTGCAGTTGGATCGACGACGGTTGCCCGGAGGAGGACCGCATGGCCTCGCTCTCCCTCGAGGGCGATCTCCAGGTGCTGGATGAGCTCCAGGAGGTAGGGCGCGACCGGGTCGAGGTGGTCGGCGAAGCCGTCTTCGACCTACACGCGGCGCCGGAGGAGTACGCCGCACAACGTGGCGGTCTTCAGCAGCGCATGAATATCGACTGCATGAGCCCGTCCCAGGTCGACAAGCTCCGCACCGCCTTCCGCCGGCTTTACGACCTCAACGATTGGCCCGAGGACAGTCGCAACTACAACAACCTCGCCCAGAAGCACCAGGACCATTGCCAACACGGCTGGGAGCGATTCTTGCCTTGGCACCGGATCTACCTCTACGAATTCGAACAGGCGCTCCAAGACCAATGCCCGGGCGTCACCCTGCCGTATTGGGACTGGACCATGCCCCAGTACAGGCCGAGAAATCCGGAGAAAGGGTGGCGCATTCCCCGAGCGCTCCAAGCCTTCCTCACGGAGGCTTCGATCGACTACCTGGAGAACGAGGCCGAACCGGCACTGCCACAGAACGCGGCCAGAACTCTGCGCCGGAACATGCTCGGCGAGCACTTTTACTCCTTGCAGTGTTTCTTCGCGCGTGTCGCCGAGCTCACCAACGAGCACTACACCGTCGATGAGTACCGCAACCGCTTCATCGACGCGCTACTCGACGCCAACGCCCTTTGGTATCCCCTGCGATATCCCGGCGAGTACAACAACGGACCGAATCAAGGGTGCGAGCAGGGAACGATCAATCAGATCATCCACTACCACTATCCCAAGCCCGAGGACATCGACGAGATCATGAGACTGCGGACCTTCCGCGACTTCGGCGGCGGCGATATCTACAACGATTCCTTCGGCTTCCTCGACCAGAACCCCCACAACACCATGCACATCTGGACCGGCGGCATGAATCCGGACTTTCCGGAGTGCCACCCGGCCGCCGGCGAGCGCGTTGCCGGAACCGGTGAGGCACGCGACTTCGACGCCGACCTGAGCGGCGACCGCAACCAGGGCGTACGGGTCGCCGGCCGCAACTTCCACACGCGAGAGGATTTCTACACCCAGCCGCAGTACGGCGACATGTTCAGCAACCTCACCGCCTCCTACGACCCGATCTTCTGGCCGGTACACGCGAACGTCGACCGGCTGTGGCACGCGTGGCAGCAGCAGAATCCACATAGCCTGCCCATCGATCTCGACTCGGTGATGACCCCGTGGGGCTACACCATCGCCGACACCCTCGACATGTCGCGTTTCGGCTACGAATACGTGCGCTCCAGCTTCCTGCTTCCGGTAGGTCTGGAGACGCCGGTCAGCCGCTTTGTCTCGCAGCCGATCGAGGTACCAGCCGAGGCACGGTCCTTCAGCAGCGCCGAGATCCGCCTGCATCGCGTCCCACAGCTTCCGAGATCGTGCTTCATCCGCGTCTTCTTGAACCGCCCCGGGGCCGATGCCACGACCTCCATCAACGATCCCACCTACGCCGGCTATCTGGCGATCTTCGGCCACGGCCCCTGCTACGGTGGCCCCGGCCATTGCGACCCGCCGCCACGGCGCCGGCGCGCGTACGACAGGCGACCGCGCAGCCACAACACTCCCCGCAACCACCGCATCAACGTCACCGAGACTGCCCGGAAGCTGCTCGAAGAGACTTCGACGCTGACCATCACCTTGGTGGTCATCGGCGCCGACTACCGCCCCGAAGACGAGCTCCTGCGCCTCGAAGGCGTGTCGTTGGACCTCCTCGACTGA
- a CDS encoding LodA/GoxA family CTQ-dependent oxidase yields the protein MSTTTYKIHPAIGIARLGNSTDDDGFCISPEKPAAMPIACDAQGNPQRSPDGEEELTIEKFKDDQGRILRQAARFQIWAYDDDHPEGRRLEIGDPISGGGNQGVLQNIQWRVYLANKKASWYEFEQLEGEHGYASDHPRRNADIVESNARQRLIIDPGPRIVDCLERRSARFDRDGGSVYAPTFPPELKPCNIDTLGELKTDDRGRLLVLGGHGRSGSFNFDEFGQPRIDTYANNDGWFDDTSDGPVMARLVMFSEDVQQVRFIDVEYPAWAIVGYPAYVPQILDMVTMDELLYDNAVRQFAYRTDLYGKPGTFDNPQRIDPRDTGALIHWRAGRLGWNEEYKPWFYRDIWPILFRPDEFTYLTSVLALSNYPHNQSQRGNFDPCKLGVPPWIDREKLAACEEACKQRIRSGDLFVETVKPILQQLGKQGDGAPPGAASALADPALGDGELWNELKEGLSTFAHDLEERELVRKDSDLESYVAAWRAAPAASSSLPPSQDTLETWILDRFRRRVADEEACERIEGALRDQVRRYFSGDLFRRCREQCRQAATHDPFRDDRLFLFDLLRQPGEENRFRVGSKATSRIHGLPLMPLLAGDNPLTNTLPSKFFRLTDFQYYLLRQWALGRFHNEDQEGWPRPDPWRPYDGWVNRTGRDLDQGVLSNLLGGSFCPGAEAGWILRNTSIYLEPYRIKADPAFYAFRQTAAQANNWRGQVPDVNYASYTDNDLSQDDNFDVGLQPGDVTKHMAVPWQSDFNECTTQPINITYEEWNELYPQSEGDTLMRREERSWETLWWPGHRPLQAWEVAGFENGKPTGYRWLDWSPGLPGTNAGDLKMVTEWWRLGFIRENPYLEGEYEPTEMPPDQKYISVERTEGRKDDGDC from the coding sequence ATGTCTACGACGACTTACAAGATTCATCCGGCCATCGGTATCGCCCGCCTCGGCAACAGCACCGACGACGACGGATTCTGCATCTCGCCGGAGAAGCCGGCAGCCATGCCGATCGCCTGCGACGCCCAGGGTAATCCGCAGCGTTCCCCGGACGGCGAAGAAGAGCTGACGATCGAAAAATTCAAGGATGATCAAGGTCGCATCCTTCGCCAAGCGGCCCGTTTTCAGATCTGGGCCTACGACGACGACCACCCCGAGGGCCGTCGGCTAGAGATCGGCGATCCGATCTCCGGCGGCGGCAACCAGGGCGTCTTGCAGAACATTCAGTGGCGTGTCTACCTCGCCAACAAGAAAGCCTCGTGGTACGAGTTCGAGCAACTGGAGGGCGAGCACGGGTACGCATCGGATCATCCGCGGCGCAACGCCGACATCGTCGAAAGCAACGCCCGGCAGCGACTGATCATCGATCCCGGGCCCCGCATCGTCGACTGCCTCGAACGACGCTCGGCGCGATTCGATCGCGACGGCGGAAGCGTCTACGCCCCGACCTTCCCGCCCGAGCTCAAACCCTGCAACATCGACACCCTGGGTGAGCTCAAAACCGACGACCGCGGTCGCCTGCTGGTTCTCGGTGGCCACGGTCGCTCGGGCTCGTTCAACTTCGACGAGTTCGGCCAGCCGCGCATCGACACCTACGCCAACAACGACGGTTGGTTCGACGACACGTCAGATGGGCCGGTGATGGCGCGCCTGGTGATGTTCTCCGAGGACGTGCAACAGGTGCGGTTCATCGACGTCGAATACCCGGCCTGGGCGATCGTCGGTTACCCCGCCTACGTCCCCCAGATCCTCGACATGGTCACCATGGACGAGCTGTTGTACGACAACGCCGTGCGGCAGTTCGCCTACCGCACGGACCTCTACGGCAAACCCGGCACCTTTGATAATCCGCAGCGCATCGACCCCCGTGACACCGGCGCCCTGATCCACTGGCGGGCGGGTCGTCTGGGGTGGAACGAGGAATACAAACCGTGGTTCTACCGCGACATCTGGCCGATTCTCTTCCGGCCGGACGAGTTCACCTATCTGACCAGCGTCCTGGCGCTGTCGAACTATCCCCACAACCAGTCGCAGCGGGGCAATTTCGACCCCTGCAAATTGGGCGTGCCACCATGGATCGACCGCGAGAAGCTGGCCGCATGTGAGGAGGCCTGCAAACAGCGCATCCGTTCCGGCGACCTTTTCGTGGAGACCGTCAAGCCGATCCTGCAGCAGCTAGGGAAGCAGGGCGACGGCGCGCCACCGGGCGCCGCCAGCGCCCTGGCCGACCCGGCTCTCGGTGACGGAGAGCTCTGGAACGAGCTCAAGGAAGGATTGTCGACCTTCGCTCATGATCTAGAGGAACGAGAGCTGGTCCGGAAGGACAGCGACCTCGAGAGCTACGTCGCTGCCTGGCGGGCAGCACCGGCGGCCTCGTCGTCCCTGCCTCCATCCCAAGACACGCTCGAGACTTGGATCCTCGACCGCTTTCGCCGTCGCGTGGCCGACGAGGAGGCCTGTGAACGGATCGAGGGAGCACTTCGCGACCAGGTGCGGCGCTATTTCAGCGGTGATTTGTTTCGGCGCTGCCGGGAGCAGTGTCGCCAGGCCGCGACCCACGACCCCTTCCGCGACGACCGCTTGTTCCTCTTCGACCTCCTGCGCCAACCCGGGGAAGAGAATCGCTTCCGGGTCGGCAGCAAAGCGACCAGCCGCATCCACGGACTGCCGTTGATGCCCCTCCTAGCCGGCGACAATCCACTGACCAACACCCTGCCGTCGAAGTTCTTTCGGCTGACCGACTTCCAGTACTATCTGCTCCGCCAATGGGCCCTCGGCCGCTTCCACAACGAGGACCAGGAAGGCTGGCCCCGACCCGACCCATGGCGACCCTATGACGGCTGGGTCAATCGCACCGGGCGCGACCTGGACCAGGGAGTGCTGTCGAACCTCCTGGGCGGATCCTTCTGTCCGGGTGCCGAGGCCGGCTGGATTCTGCGCAATACGTCCATCTACCTCGAGCCCTACCGCATCAAGGCCGATCCCGCCTTCTACGCCTTTCGTCAAACCGCAGCCCAAGCCAACAACTGGCGCGGCCAGGTTCCCGACGTCAACTATGCGTCCTACACCGATAACGATCTCAGCCAAGACGACAACTTCGACGTCGGCCTTCAGCCCGGGGACGTGACCAAGCACATGGCGGTGCCTTGGCAGTCGGACTTCAACGAATGCACCACCCAGCCGATCAACATCACCTACGAGGAGTGGAACGAACTCTACCCGCAAAGCGAAGGGGATACGTTGATGCGGCGCGAGGAGCGGAGCTGGGAAACACTTTGGTGGCCCGGCCATCGGCCGCTCCAGGCTTGGGAGGTGGCAGGATTCGAAAATGGCAAGCCCACGGGGTATCGCTGGCTCGATTGGAGCCCCGGTCTGCCCGGCACCAACGCCGGAGACCTCAAAATGGTCACCGAATGGTGGCGACTGGGTTTCATCCGCGAGAACCCGTATCTCGAGGGAGAGTATGAGCCGACCGAGATGCCCCCGGACCAGAAGTACATCAGCGTCGAACGGACCGAGGGGCGGAAGGACGACGGCGACTGTTGA
- a CDS encoding YifB family Mg chelatase-like AAA ATPase has product MASSRVMMSRATAATPWGIDARAVQVEVDVRNGLPQMQLVGLPDAAVRESRERVRAAIKNCGFELPPRVVVVNLAPADLRKEGSHLDLAIALALLSAHGHLPQTALDRRLVCGELGLDGSLRSVRGGLALAECARSLEVDEVLLPTASACQAAALEALPVVAVDSLGEAVQHLLALERREPVTAASAAVGETRDSTDLSEVRGQLLGKRALEVAAAGSHNLLFGGPPGSGKTMLARRLPGLLPPLTTAEALEVTKIHSLVGEDCPEGLMRCRPFRSPHASTSAAGLIGGGSVPRPGEVSLAHHGVLFLDEMPEFRRDVLESLRQPLEDGRVTVVRSRARLTFPSRFSLVGACNPCPCGHYGSLRGPACRCPPTRVESYRCRLSGPLLDRIDLHVEVPAVSLGELREPPGESSAVVAERVLAARERQRHRQGDGVSNAALGSAEVALHCALDRSPRRLLDGAFERLGLSARSVHRVLKVARTLADLAAAERIASAHVAEALQYRQKPVVVE; this is encoded by the coding sequence TTGGCGTCCTCCCGAGTGATGATGTCCCGCGCCACCGCCGCCACCCCCTGGGGAATCGATGCCCGCGCCGTGCAGGTCGAAGTCGACGTGCGCAACGGCCTGCCGCAGATGCAGCTCGTCGGCTTGCCCGATGCCGCCGTGCGGGAGAGCCGGGAGCGGGTGCGGGCGGCGATCAAAAACTGTGGCTTCGAGCTGCCGCCGCGGGTGGTGGTGGTCAACCTGGCGCCGGCGGATCTGCGCAAGGAGGGCAGTCACCTCGATCTCGCCATCGCCCTGGCGCTGCTGTCGGCCCACGGCCATTTGCCGCAGACGGCCCTCGATCGGCGCCTGGTGTGCGGGGAGCTCGGCCTCGACGGCAGCCTACGGTCGGTGCGCGGGGGGCTGGCCCTGGCCGAGTGCGCTCGCTCCCTCGAGGTCGACGAAGTCCTGCTGCCGACGGCGTCGGCTTGTCAGGCGGCAGCTCTCGAGGCGCTGCCGGTGGTGGCCGTCGACAGTCTCGGGGAGGCGGTCCAGCACCTGCTAGCCCTCGAGCGGCGGGAGCCGGTGACCGCCGCCAGCGCGGCCGTGGGGGAGACCCGAGACTCGACGGACCTCTCCGAGGTGCGCGGCCAGCTCCTCGGCAAGCGCGCCCTCGAAGTCGCCGCGGCGGGAAGCCACAATCTGCTCTTCGGTGGACCGCCAGGCAGTGGCAAGACCATGCTGGCGCGGCGCCTGCCCGGTCTCCTGCCACCCCTCACCACGGCGGAGGCCCTCGAGGTCACCAAGATCCACTCACTGGTGGGCGAAGACTGCCCCGAGGGCCTGATGCGGTGCCGGCCTTTCCGCAGTCCGCACGCCAGCACCAGCGCCGCCGGACTGATCGGCGGCGGCAGCGTGCCGCGGCCGGGGGAGGTCAGCCTGGCGCACCACGGCGTGCTCTTTCTGGACGAGATGCCGGAGTTTCGGCGCGATGTGCTCGAATCCTTGCGCCAGCCCCTCGAAGACGGTCGCGTCACCGTCGTGCGCAGCCGGGCGCGCCTCACCTTTCCTTCCCGCTTCAGTCTCGTCGGCGCCTGTAACCCTTGCCCTTGCGGGCACTACGGCTCGCTCCGCGGTCCCGCCTGTCGCTGTCCGCCGACGCGCGTCGAGAGCTATCGCTGTCGTCTTTCGGGGCCGTTGCTCGACCGTATCGATCTCCATGTGGAGGTGCCGGCGGTGAGCCTCGGCGAGCTCAGGGAGCCGCCCGGTGAATCCTCCGCGGTGGTGGCCGAGCGAGTGCTCGCGGCCCGGGAGCGGCAGCGTCACCGCCAAGGTGACGGAGTTTCGAACGCCGCCCTGGGCAGCGCGGAGGTGGCCCTGCACTGCGCCCTCGACCGATCGCCTCGGCGGCTTCTCGATGGCGCCTTCGAGCGCCTCGGGCTGTCGGCGCGGTCGGTCCACCGGGTGCTCAAGGTGGCGCGCACTCTGGCGGACCTGGCGGCGGCGGAGCGCATCGCCTCGGCCCACGTCGCCGAAGCGCTGCAGTATCGCCAGAAGCCGGTCGTCGTGGAGTGA